One Chordicoccus furentiruminis DNA window includes the following coding sequences:
- a CDS encoding DUF5688 family protein: protein MTKEFEDFADRVTDELIDRLQENGYGHITVGVRSVETAGGSYEAVNVKLNGTEMAVSANLSKAYETYLSGMSIDEIAENLTHQISHALAQMSRMDVSFITDYENVKDRLIVDLVSGNQSRNRLHDVPHGNIADMALVCKVMADPDDISKGTILINNSLLQQYGITPEQLQRDALENAARIRPAAIAPMSEVLRQEPLGADEFLFIASSPDAIHGAGVIAYPGFLDQAAQQLGGDFFVLPSSIHEVILAKDNGFLHAEELTDLVQAVNQTEVAPEERLSDTAYHFDSREHVFEKAEQFAARKKRDRGKGSLLGNLAKKSQRVSEEKANRMERASTSKVKGGKEI, encoded by the coding sequence ATGACAAAAGAATTTGAAGATTTTGCAGACCGAGTGACAGATGAGCTGATCGATCGCCTGCAGGAGAACGGGTATGGTCACATTACAGTCGGTGTGAGAAGCGTAGAAACGGCCGGCGGCAGTTATGAGGCGGTGAACGTGAAGCTGAACGGCACTGAAATGGCGGTCAGCGCGAACCTTTCAAAGGCGTATGAGACATATCTTTCGGGAATGTCGATTGATGAGATCGCGGAAAATTTGACACATCAGATCAGTCACGCGCTTGCTCAGATGTCCAGGATGGATGTGAGTTTCATTACCGATTATGAAAATGTAAAGGACAGGCTGATTGTAGATCTTGTCTCTGGAAATCAGAGCAGAAATCGTCTTCATGATGTCCCGCACGGGAATATCGCCGACATGGCCCTTGTGTGCAAGGTGATGGCAGATCCGGACGACATTTCGAAAGGCACGATCCTGATCAATAATTCCCTGCTACAGCAGTATGGCATAACACCAGAACAGCTGCAGCGTGATGCTCTGGAAAATGCAGCCAGGATCCGTCCGGCAGCCATCGCACCAATGTCTGAGGTCCTGCGTCAGGAACCTCTGGGTGCCGATGAGTTCCTGTTTATCGCTTCCTCTCCTGATGCAATTCACGGAGCAGGAGTAATTGCGTATCCCGGATTCCTTGATCAGGCAGCACAGCAGCTCGGAGGAGATTTTTTTGTTCTTCCATCGAGCATACACGAGGTGATTCTTGCAAAAGACAATGGATTTCTTCACGCGGAGGAACTCACTGATCTTGTACAGGCTGTCAATCAGACTGAAGTGGCTCCGGAGGAGAGGCTCAGTGATACAGCTTATCACTTTGATAGTCGGGAACATGTCTTTGAGAAGGCAGAACAATTTGCGGCAAGGAAGAAAAGGGACAGAGGAAAAGGGTCACTTCTTGGAAATCTCGCGAAGAAATCACAGCGCGTTTCCGAGGAAAAAGCAAACAGGATGGAGCGTGCTTCAACATCAAAAGTGAAGGGAGGCAAGGAAATCTGA
- a CDS encoding site-specific integrase: MAVIKNEKTGKWEVRTYYEDWTGERKQKTKRGFEKKQDAVEWERAFKLQKHYDMSMTFSDFVEVYSNDMKPRLRLNTWNSKEHIIRTKILPYFKNKKMSEITPSDIVNWQNELLSYRNSFGEGYSKTYLKTIHNQLSAILNHAVNLYGLRFNAARRAGNMGKEETGEMRFWTQEEYETFVEKVADKEETYMAFEILYWCGVRLGELLALTPEDFDLEKNSLRINKSLQRIHGEDVITDPKTPKSRRVIIMPEFLTLEVKEYLSHLYKVGPTDRIFCISKSFLHHEMDRGVKLSGVKRIRIHDLRHSHVSLLINMGFSALAIGNRVGHEAVDITYRYAHLFPSIQTEMASELNKEREAILNVAKEQR, encoded by the coding sequence ATGGCAGTGATCAAAAACGAAAAGACCGGAAAATGGGAAGTCCGAACTTATTACGAGGACTGGACCGGCGAGCGTAAACAGAAGACAAAGCGGGGCTTTGAGAAGAAGCAGGACGCGGTGGAATGGGAGCGGGCATTCAAGCTTCAGAAGCATTATGACATGTCCATGACATTCTCCGATTTCGTTGAGGTTTACAGCAATGACATGAAACCGCGCCTCCGTCTCAATACGTGGAACAGCAAGGAGCACATCATCCGGACAAAGATCCTTCCTTATTTTAAAAATAAGAAAATGTCGGAGATAACGCCGTCGGATATTGTGAACTGGCAGAACGAGCTTCTCAGCTACCGGAATTCCTTTGGAGAAGGTTATTCCAAGACGTATCTGAAGACGATTCACAACCAGCTGAGCGCCATCCTGAATCATGCCGTGAATCTGTACGGGCTGCGGTTTAATGCAGCCCGCAGGGCCGGCAACATGGGAAAGGAAGAAACCGGCGAAATGCGTTTCTGGACACAGGAAGAATATGAAACCTTTGTTGAGAAGGTGGCGGACAAGGAAGAGACGTATATGGCGTTTGAAATTCTGTACTGGTGCGGCGTCCGTCTCGGTGAACTGCTGGCTCTTACGCCGGAGGATTTCGACCTGGAGAAAAATTCGCTCCGCATCAATAAATCTCTTCAGCGGATTCACGGCGAGGATGTCATCACAGATCCAAAGACGCCGAAAAGCAGACGTGTCATCATTATGCCTGAATTTCTGACACTCGAAGTGAAGGAGTATCTGAGCCATTTGTATAAGGTCGGTCCGACGGACCGGATCTTCTGCATCAGCAAGAGCTTTCTGCATCATGAGATGGATCGTGGAGTGAAGCTCAGCGGCGTGAAACGGATTCGGATTCATGATCTCCGGCACAGCCATGTGTCGCTGCTGATCAATATGGGATTCTCCGCGCTTGCCATCGGGAATCGGGTAGGCCATGAGGCAGTGGATATTACCTATCGGTATGCGCATTTATTCCCATCAATACAGACGGAAATGGCGTCCGAGCTGAACAAGGAAAGAGAGGCAATCCTGAATGTCGCAAAAGAACAAAGATGA
- a CDS encoding PDDEXK nuclease domain-containing protein produces the protein MSDQIRIDDEYKRWIQQISSDFRKSQIKAASTVNSEMLKFYWRLGEGIEQEKQKYSWGSKLYEQISKDLKAALPGMHSFSPRNLRYMNHYYRLFSSPEISQQAVAVSEGTEILQQAVAQLSPIFCIPWGHIVNILDKCRDDPEKALFYAEKTMENNWSRAVLLNFLDTDLYERQGKAITNFDKRLPDAESDLAQQMTKDPYNFDFLTLRERYDEKELKDALMDNVQRFLLELGTGFAFVGREYRLNVGKTEQFIDELFYNIALHCYVVIEVKTRAFEPGDMGQLGTYVAAVDGILKRDGDTPTIGLLICKTKDAVLARYALNSVNVPIGISEYELSKFIPENFKQSMPTIEEIEQELN, from the coding sequence ATGAGTGACCAGATCAGGATAGATGATGAATATAAACGCTGGATACAGCAGATCAGCAGCGACTTTAGGAAAAGCCAGATAAAGGCTGCGTCAACAGTAAACTCTGAGATGCTGAAGTTTTACTGGAGACTTGGAGAAGGTATTGAGCAGGAAAAGCAGAAATACAGCTGGGGATCAAAGCTGTATGAGCAGATCAGCAAGGACTTAAAGGCAGCTTTGCCAGGCATGCATTCCTTCTCACCACGGAACCTGCGGTACATGAACCACTATTATCGGCTGTTTTCTTCCCCTGAAATTTCGCAACAAGCTGTTGCAGTTTCTGAAGGAACTGAAATTCTGCAACAAGCTGTTGCACAATTATCACCGATATTCTGTATACCGTGGGGACATATCGTGAATATTTTGGATAAATGTAGAGATGATCCGGAAAAAGCATTGTTTTACGCAGAGAAGACCATGGAAAACAACTGGTCCCGGGCTGTTCTCCTGAATTTCCTTGATACGGATCTTTATGAGCGGCAGGGAAAGGCTATCACAAATTTTGATAAGCGGCTGCCGGATGCGGAGAGCGACCTTGCCCAGCAGATGACGAAGGATCCCTACAATTTTGACTTCCTGACGCTACGGGAACGATACGATGAAAAAGAGCTGAAAGATGCCTTGATGGACAATGTTCAGCGTTTCCTTCTCGAATTGGGAACCGGGTTTGCATTCGTCGGGAGGGAGTACAGACTGAATGTCGGCAAGACAGAACAGTTCATCGATGAACTGTTTTATAACATTGCGTTGCACTGCTATGTGGTCATAGAAGTCAAGACCAGAGCCTTTGAACCGGGAGACATGGGGCAGCTCGGCACCTATGTTGCGGCTGTAGACGGCATTCTGAAAAGAGACGGGGATACACCGACGATCGGGCTCCTGATCTGCAAGACCAAAGATGCGGTACTTGCCAGATATGCATTGAACAGTGTAAATGTTCCCATCGGGATCTCAGAATATGAATTATCCAAATTCATCCCGGAGAATTTCAAGCAGTCCATGCCGACCATTGAGGAAATCGAACAGGAGTTGAATTAA
- a CDS encoding DUF6017 domain-containing protein, translating to MDEKPILKYFTGGEADQFTFYRIPKQLFTNRYFRNLSTDAKVLYGLMLDRISLSVKNHWIDEQNRVYIYFSVEDTMEYLNCRKNKAVQLLSELDSEKGIGLIEKRRQGQGKPTVIYVKNFFIPTDAGKVQKKSSEELPEPASEVGKTNFKKSEKQTSGSLKNKPLEVGKTNPNKNNKSNTEMNQTERELISSDLIVSLAEGKADNIRTTQLGNNGCQSGAVTGAANPMREIRNRIDYEALLQEYPFQDEMIDGICELMLEIEASQSESIVIASSRLPVELVRERFRKLRYDHIHYVMDCILANTTKVRNIRKYMLAALFNAPATIDGYYQAEVNHDMPELARR from the coding sequence ATGGATGAGAAGCCGATCCTGAAATATTTCACCGGCGGCGAAGCGGATCAGTTCACGTTCTACCGTATTCCCAAGCAGCTGTTTACCAACCGATATTTCCGGAATCTGTCCACGGATGCCAAGGTGTTATATGGTCTGATGCTGGACCGAATCAGCCTATCCGTCAAAAATCACTGGATAGATGAGCAGAACCGGGTTTATATCTATTTTTCCGTTGAAGATACGATGGAATATCTGAACTGCAGGAAGAACAAGGCGGTGCAGCTGCTCTCCGAGCTGGACAGTGAGAAGGGGATTGGCCTGATTGAGAAGCGGCGGCAGGGTCAGGGAAAACCTACCGTGATTTATGTAAAGAACTTCTTTATCCCGACGGATGCCGGAAAAGTGCAGAAAAAGTCGTCGGAGGAGCTGCCGGAACCTGCCTCAGAAGTTGGAAAAACAAACTTCAAGAAGTCCGAAAAACAAACTTCTGGAAGTTTGAAAAATAAACCTCTAGAGGTTGGAAAAACCAACCCTAATAAGAATAATAAGAGTAATACTGAAATGAATCAGACGGAGAGGGAGCTTATCTCATCTGATCTTATTGTATCTCTGGCGGAGGGGAAGGCAGACAATATCCGGACAACACAGTTGGGGAATAATGGCTGTCAGAGCGGAGCGGTTACAGGAGCAGCGAATCCGATGAGGGAGATCCGAAATAGAATCGATTATGAAGCCCTTCTGCAGGAATACCCGTTTCAGGACGAAATGATTGATGGGATCTGTGAGCTGATGCTTGAGATTGAAGCATCGCAGTCAGAGAGCATCGTGATTGCCAGCAGCCGCCTGCCGGTTGAACTTGTCCGGGAGCGGTTTCGGAAACTGCGGTATGACCACATTCACTACGTGATGGACTGCATACTGGCAAATACAACCAAGGTCCGCAACATCCGTAAATACATGCTTGCGGCCTTGTTCAATGCACCGGCGACGATAGACGGTTATTATCAGGCAGAAGTGAATCATGACATGCCGGAGCTGGCAAGGCGCTGA
- a CDS encoding helix-turn-helix domain-containing protein has product MDKDENNNLENKNSGDEIRRIRESTGMNRKEFAEYFGIPYPTITDWELGHRKMPDYLLRLIAYKVEMEKLIKK; this is encoded by the coding sequence ATGGACAAGGATGAAAACAACAATCTGGAGAATAAGAATTCGGGGGATGAAATCCGCCGGATTCGCGAGAGTACAGGGATGAATCGAAAGGAATTCGCGGAATATTTCGGCATACCTTATCCGACGATCACGGATTGGGAACTGGGACACCGCAAAATGCCGGATTATCTTCTCCGGCTGATCGCCTATAAAGTGGAGATGGAGAAACTGATCAAAAAATAG
- a CDS encoding polysaccharide deacetylase family protein: MADQNSKKKDSRGRRRQLRIIFTCLLLLAAAIGLLIYGFFRLRSSRTPDPARAARMEKISQEESAIKARRNTIAKAKQLASGYDYDAAIALLQQEDNYTSDSELVNAIAAFTADKAALETKDPTTVPHIFFHSLIVDTSRAFDTSKWSTREINGINAWMTTIDEFDKMIQQLYDNGYVLVKARDLVTEYKGEDGYVHFKKSSSLRLPPDKKPLVLSVDDWSYYHTYTGKGFADKAVLDSKGNVKVQYTDADGNASVGDYDVVPRLNTFIASHPDFSYKGARGLIAMTGYNGVFGYRTDTAYRTGENLDEDQKKWLEEHPDFSWDQDVADAKKIADAVKKEGWEFACHTWGHLSVTGKSVETLKTDQGKWQATVANITGQTDTIIFAHGNDIGNWKPYDMSTNPVFAYYKNAGYNYYMNVDASQKHWVQINDLSFRQGRIDCDGLQMWRALSGSAKINVFEDLFDVKSVFSSARPTPVTAEGKA, translated from the coding sequence ATGGCGGATCAGAACAGCAAAAAAAAAGACAGCAGAGGCAGACGAAGACAGCTCAGGATCATTTTCACCTGCCTGCTTCTTCTGGCCGCGGCCATCGGGCTGCTCATCTACGGCTTTTTCAGGCTGCGGTCAAGTCGAACGCCTGACCCGGCGAGAGCCGCAAGGATGGAGAAAATCAGCCAGGAAGAATCCGCGATCAAAGCACGGCGCAACACGATTGCGAAGGCGAAGCAGCTGGCCTCCGGATACGACTATGACGCCGCCATCGCGCTGCTGCAGCAGGAAGACAACTACACTTCCGACTCCGAGCTGGTCAACGCGATCGCGGCATTCACGGCAGATAAGGCCGCGCTGGAAACGAAGGATCCGACCACGGTTCCCCATATTTTCTTTCACTCTCTGATCGTCGATACATCGCGCGCGTTTGACACATCGAAATGGAGCACAAGAGAGATTAACGGAATCAACGCGTGGATGACGACGATCGATGAGTTCGACAAGATGATCCAGCAGCTTTACGACAACGGGTATGTGCTGGTGAAGGCGCGCGATCTCGTGACGGAGTACAAGGGCGAAGACGGGTATGTGCATTTCAAGAAGAGCTCTTCTCTGAGACTGCCGCCGGACAAAAAGCCTCTGGTACTCTCAGTCGATGACTGGAGCTACTACCACACCTACACCGGAAAAGGGTTCGCGGACAAGGCGGTGCTCGATTCGAAGGGCAATGTCAAAGTCCAGTATACCGATGCCGATGGAAATGCATCTGTCGGCGATTACGACGTGGTGCCGCGGCTCAATACCTTCATCGCCTCGCATCCGGATTTTTCCTATAAGGGCGCCCGCGGACTCATCGCGATGACCGGATACAACGGCGTCTTCGGATACCGGACTGACACTGCCTACCGGACCGGTGAAAATCTCGATGAGGACCAGAAAAAGTGGCTCGAAGAGCATCCGGACTTCAGCTGGGATCAGGATGTAGCCGATGCGAAGAAGATCGCCGACGCGGTGAAGAAGGAAGGCTGGGAATTCGCCTGTCACACCTGGGGGCATCTGAGCGTAACCGGCAAATCCGTCGAGACGCTGAAAACGGACCAGGGGAAGTGGCAGGCCACGGTCGCCAATATCACCGGGCAGACTGACACGATCATCTTCGCCCACGGCAACGATATCGGGAACTGGAAGCCGTATGATATGTCGACCAACCCGGTCTTCGCTTACTATAAGAACGCCGGCTACAACTATTATATGAATGTGGACGCATCACAGAAGCACTGGGTACAGATCAATGATCTCTCGTTCCGTCAGGGGCGGATCGACTGCGACGGGCTGCAGATGTGGCGCGCCTTGTCCGGAAGTGCGAAGATCAATGTCTTCGAGGACCTGTTTGACGTCAAATCCGTCTTCAGTTCCGCTCGGCCGACGCCGGTCACAGCGGAAGGGAAAGCATAA
- a CDS encoding DNA-binding protein, with translation MNGSRFMKAADIQEILGVSDSMAYKIIRQLNDEMIAKGYHTVRGRISRKYFEEVFYGCSAKED, from the coding sequence ATGAACGGCAGCAGATTTATGAAAGCAGCAGATATTCAGGAGATTCTCGGTGTTTCAGACAGCATGGCATACAAGATCATCCGCCAGTTGAATGACGAGATGATTGCCAAGGGGTATCACACGGTAAGAGGTAGAATCAGCCGTAAGTATTTTGAGGAAGTATTTTACGGCTGTTCTGCAAAAGAGGACTAA
- a CDS encoding DUF1934 domain-containing protein, with protein MNSHVRVRVRGEQALPDHPGERPEPVQSEAAGRYRLVAGRHHFSFDETLEGTTAATRNHVIVGPDRVEVRKNGPVVTSMIFEKGKRHPMVYRTAFGQLSMEIQTKELTVEEDEERMTVTLRYRIRSGSQTVSENVTVLEFSSEGSHSRHP; from the coding sequence ATGAACAGCCACGTCAGAGTGAGGGTGCGCGGGGAGCAGGCTCTCCCGGATCATCCGGGAGAGAGGCCGGAACCCGTGCAGTCCGAGGCGGCCGGACGGTACCGCCTTGTGGCGGGACGGCATCACTTCAGCTTCGACGAGACGCTGGAGGGAACGACCGCCGCGACAAGAAATCATGTGATTGTCGGTCCGGATCGCGTTGAGGTCAGAAAGAACGGCCCGGTCGTCACCTCGATGATCTTCGAGAAGGGCAAACGGCACCCGATGGTTTATCGGACCGCGTTCGGTCAGCTTTCCATGGAGATCCAGACAAAGGAACTGACCGTTGAAGAGGATGAGGAACGGATGACGGTCACGCTCCGCTACCGGATCCGGTCCGGATCGCAGACCGTCTCGGAGAACGTCACGGTGCTGGAATTCAGCAGCGAAGGATCACATTCACGGCATCCGTGA
- a CDS encoding ParA family protein, protein MSKIIAIANQKGGVGKTTTVVNLGAGLAGAGKKVLMVDLDPQASLTISMGFREPDKLDGTITDIFMRTVNDEVIPEGYAIHSIAERLDLIPSSIDLSATEVSLVNEMSRELVLRSYMERISGSYDYILIDCMPSLGMLTVSALACAGSVLIPVQPVYLPVRGLQQLIRTIYTVKRRLNSALSIEGILFTMVDRRTLYAKEIVEEVNQAYGGTIPIFQMVIPMSVKASETSQAAKNIYDYDPQGKAAKAYRELTEEVLENDSEERKGAF, encoded by the coding sequence ATGAGTAAGATCATTGCCATTGCGAATCAGAAAGGTGGCGTCGGAAAGACTACTACAGTCGTAAACCTGGGCGCCGGTCTTGCCGGAGCAGGAAAAAAGGTTCTGATGGTGGATCTGGATCCACAGGCATCTCTGACCATCAGCATGGGATTCCGTGAGCCGGATAAACTGGATGGAACAATCACTGATATTTTCATGAGAACCGTGAATGACGAAGTGATTCCGGAAGGATATGCTATTCATTCTATCGCGGAGCGTCTGGATCTGATTCCCTCCAGCATTGATCTTTCCGCGACAGAAGTGTCTCTGGTCAATGAGATGAGCCGCGAGCTGGTGCTGCGCTCTTACATGGAGCGGATCTCCGGCAGTTACGACTATATTCTGATCGACTGTATGCCGTCGCTTGGAATGCTCACGGTAAGTGCACTGGCCTGTGCCGGAAGTGTTCTGATCCCGGTACAGCCGGTGTATCTGCCGGTTCGCGGCCTGCAGCAGCTGATCCGGACGATCTATACGGTAAAGCGGCGCCTCAACAGTGCGCTTTCTATTGAAGGAATTTTGTTCACGATGGTGGACAGGAGAACCCTGTATGCAAAGGAAATCGTGGAAGAGGTGAATCAGGCTTACGGAGGCACAATTCCGATTTTCCAGATGGTGATTCCGATGTCTGTTAAGGCTTCGGAAACAAGTCAGGCAGCAAAAAACATCTATGATTATGATCCGCAGGGCAAGGCGGCAAAGGCATACAGAGAATTAACGGAGGAGGTTCTGGAGAATGACAGCGAAGAGAGAAAAGGTGCATTTTGA
- the guaA gene encoding glutamine-hydrolyzing GMP synthase — translation MDHVQQHEKVIVIDFGGQYNQLVARRVRECSVYCEIYSYRTPLEQIRAMQPKGIILTGGPNSVYTPDAAVCSPELFSLGVPVLGLCYGAQLMQHVLGGQVERAPEREYGKTEVILDEPKSALFDGIASPTTCWMSHNDYISRIADGFRVTAHTANCPVAAAEDAARGLYAIQFHPEVLHTEHGFEMIRHFVLDICGCSGDWRMDDFAERTIEELRSRIGDGKVLCALSGGVDSSVAAVLLAKAVGKNLTCVFVDHGLLRKNEGDMVEEVFGPNGPYDLQFVRVNAQERFYKKLAGVTEPERKRKIIGEEFIRVFEDEAKKIGRVDYLVQGTIYPDVVESGLGGESATIKSHHNVGGLPDYVDFKEIVEPLRNLFKDEVRKVGRHLGIPEKLVSRQPFPGPGLGIRIIGEVTAEKVRIVQDADAIFREEMEKAGLDRTASQYYAALTNLRSVGVMGDERTYDYAIALRSVNTVDFMTADVTEIPYTVLKTTMNRIINEVEHVNRVFYDITSKPPATIELE, via the coding sequence ATGGATCACGTACAACAACACGAGAAAGTCATTGTCATCGATTTCGGAGGGCAGTACAACCAGCTGGTCGCACGCCGCGTGCGGGAGTGCAGCGTGTACTGCGAGATTTATTCCTACCGTACGCCGCTTGAGCAGATTCGGGCCATGCAGCCGAAGGGCATCATTCTGACGGGAGGCCCCAACAGCGTCTACACGCCGGATGCGGCCGTCTGTTCGCCGGAACTGTTCTCACTGGGGGTTCCGGTTCTGGGACTCTGCTACGGGGCGCAGCTGATGCAGCATGTGCTCGGCGGACAAGTCGAAAGGGCGCCGGAACGGGAATACGGCAAAACGGAAGTCATACTCGATGAGCCGAAATCAGCCCTGTTTGATGGAATCGCTTCGCCGACGACCTGCTGGATGAGCCACAATGATTACATCAGCCGGATCGCGGACGGCTTCCGCGTGACGGCCCATACGGCGAATTGCCCGGTCGCGGCGGCGGAGGATGCGGCCCGCGGTCTCTACGCGATCCAGTTCCACCCGGAGGTGCTTCACACAGAACACGGGTTTGAGATGATCCGTCATTTCGTCCTTGATATCTGCGGCTGCAGCGGGGACTGGAGGATGGATGATTTCGCGGAGCGGACGATAGAGGAGCTTCGCAGCCGGATCGGAGACGGAAAGGTTCTCTGCGCGCTGTCCGGCGGCGTGGATTCCTCTGTGGCGGCTGTGCTTCTCGCGAAGGCGGTCGGCAAAAATCTGACCTGTGTTTTCGTGGATCACGGTCTTCTCCGGAAGAACGAAGGCGATATGGTCGAGGAAGTCTTCGGACCGAACGGTCCCTACGACCTTCAGTTCGTCCGGGTGAACGCGCAGGAACGCTTCTATAAGAAGCTGGCCGGCGTGACCGAGCCGGAGCGGAAGCGGAAAATCATCGGCGAAGAGTTTATCCGCGTCTTTGAGGACGAGGCGAAGAAAATCGGAAGGGTGGATTATCTCGTGCAGGGAACCATCTATCCGGATGTTGTCGAGTCCGGACTCGGCGGTGAATCCGCGACGATCAAGTCGCATCACAACGTCGGAGGTCTTCCCGACTACGTCGATTTTAAGGAAATCGTCGAGCCGCTTAGAAATCTGTTCAAGGACGAAGTCCGCAAGGTCGGACGGCATCTCGGGATACCTGAAAAGCTGGTCAGCCGTCAGCCGTTCCCTGGTCCCGGCCTCGGAATCCGTATCATCGGAGAAGTGACCGCAGAAAAAGTCAGGATCGTGCAGGATGCGGATGCGATCTTCCGGGAAGAGATGGAAAAAGCCGGACTCGACAGGACCGCCAGCCAGTACTACGCGGCGCTGACGAATCTTCGATCGGTCGGCGTGATGGGTGATGAACGCACCTACGACTATGCGATTGCCCTGCGCTCGGTCAATACCGTCGACTTCATGACGGCGGACGTGACGGAGATCCCGTACACTGTCCTGAAGACGACCATGAACCGGATCATCAATGAGGTGGAGCATGTGAACCGCGTCTTCTACGACATCACGAGCAAACCGCCGGCGACGATTGAGCTCGAATGA
- a CDS encoding helix-turn-helix domain-containing protein, which produces MPDKDSLFIHSIGSKIRLYRKYRGLTQKELGDACGLNESTIRNYELGNRYPDKQTLTQIADTLHIDVFSLLDPDPTDPTGAIHVLFDIERCYGLIPKEIDGRLCLVLDQDADAGVKKALTSSEKLKRLQFRESLALWEHVRKVYDEGNLLDEEYDDWKSAWPDFIDKDQMYGYTPNPEIANKLQKLQGENKTTATPDSGAKAKRKRKPEKQDTD; this is translated from the coding sequence ATGCCTGACAAGGATTCCCTGTTCATCCACTCCATCGGCAGTAAGATCCGTCTCTACCGGAAGTATCGCGGACTGACGCAGAAGGAGCTCGGTGATGCATGTGGCTTAAATGAATCAACCATCCGAAACTATGAGCTTGGCAACCGGTATCCGGACAAGCAGACCCTGACACAGATTGCTGATACTCTTCACATTGATGTTTTCAGTCTCCTGGATCCGGATCCCACCGATCCGACCGGAGCCATTCATGTCCTGTTTGATATCGAGCGCTGCTACGGCCTCATCCCTAAGGAGATAGACGGCCGACTGTGCCTTGTTCTCGATCAGGACGCAGATGCTGGTGTAAAGAAAGCTCTCACCTCCTCTGAAAAGTTAAAACGTCTGCAGTTTCGGGAAAGTCTCGCCTTATGGGAGCATGTCCGCAAGGTTTACGACGAAGGCAATCTTCTGGACGAGGAATATGACGACTGGAAAAGCGCCTGGCCTGACTTTATCGACAAAGACCAGATGTACGGTTATACTCCGAATCCCGAAATCGCAAACAAACTCCAGAAACTGCAGGGTGAGAATAAAACGACTGCCACACCTGATTCCGGGGCAAAAGCGAAAAGAAAACGCAAGCCGGAGAAGCAGGATACGGACTGA
- a CDS encoding replication initiator protein A yields the protein MQFSYIAGSEAEQYEFVRIPKTLISSDYFADLSNPSRILYGLLFDRMSASPKNRWLDSEGACICRVSGAGAYGRSSFVREESQELPFGTGESRID from the coding sequence ATGCAGTTTTCTTATATCGCAGGCAGTGAAGCGGAACAGTATGAGTTTGTTCGGATTCCGAAGACTCTGATCAGCAGCGACTATTTCGCGGATCTGTCTAATCCGTCGAGGATTTTGTACGGGCTTCTATTCGACCGGATGAGCGCCTCTCCGAAAAATCGCTGGCTGGATTCGGAGGGGGCATGTATATGTCGTGTATCCGGTGCCGGAGCTTACGGAAGATCTTCATTTGTCAGAGAGGAAAGTCAAGAGCTGCCTTTTGGAACTGGAGAAAGTCGGATTGATTGA
- a CDS encoding ParB/RepB/Spo0J family partition protein, with protein MTAKREKVHFESVEELLGAPVAKDATSEIRIDQIFPFENHPFKVLDDDRMQELVESIRQHGVLVPVLVRPDDEGTYEMISGHRRMHAAKLAGLRRSRRSSNR; from the coding sequence ATGACAGCGAAGAGAGAAAAGGTGCATTTTGAGTCGGTTGAGGAACTGCTGGGAGCGCCGGTTGCAAAGGACGCGACTTCAGAAATCCGCATTGATCAGATTTTTCCGTTTGAGAATCATCCATTTAAGGTTCTGGATGATGACAGGATGCAGGAACTGGTGGAGAGCATACGTCAGCACGGCGTGCTCGTGCCGGTGCTGGTTCGTCCGGATGATGAGGGAACCTATGAGATGATCTCCGGGCATCGGAGAATGCATGCGGCGAAGCTTGCAGGCCTGCGACGATCCCGGCGATCATCAAACCGATGA